The sequence ACTTTTTTTGTCCTAGGAAAAGCAGTTTTTCCACAAGGTCAATGAACGTCTTTCCCGACCAAACATCTTCATCTTGAACAACCGGTGGGATGCATCTGCCTCAGAACCGGAGTATATGGATGAGGTGAGCTCCCGGAACTTTTTATCTGCTTCTTGAAAATGGATGGCAGCTGTCCTAGCATTATGAAGTGTTCATATATCTAGCTATGGTGCGTCTGCTGCTTGCTTATTAAACACAAACAATATTACATGAAAAAGGGTATGTCGGTAAAAACCTGCAAAGTAGTGTTGCACATCTGAGCAGTTTCACTTTACAACCCTCTAGTGAGGAGCAGCCATGACTTACCTTTCATATTATGTATTTTAGAGGTGACACTGCCAAATTGGAACAATTTAGCTATATTACATTTCAATTCTTCATAACCAGtagagttactgtgtacatacatcgcCTATGCTGTACTCATCATGAGTTACttgtatcctgtattatactccagagctgtactcactattctgctggtggagtccctatgtacatacattactcatcctgtactgatcctgagttacatcctgtattatactccagagctacactcactattctgccggtggaatcactgtgtacatacattacttttcctgagttacatcatgtattctactccagagctacactcactattctgccggtggaggcactgtgtacttacattacttatcctgtagtgatcctcagttacatcctcttATAATCTGGAACGGCATTTGCCATTCTGCTGATGGAATCACTGTGTACAAACATTGCATTACTTATTTTGTAcggatcctgtattatactccagagcagcacttgtATTGCAGAGTGTATTAatttagtttttcttgcattcacTGCCCTCCCAGCTCCGTCGAACATGATTATACATGGCGAGCAGCCTCTCCATGTGTTCTGCTCGCTTAGCTGCATTTATGTGACTTAGACAACACTTAGTCACAGCACAGTTATGTAATGGGAGTGTACTAGGATTCTTAGTCATCTCTGTGTACCGCTGTTGCTCCAGTAATGTTAGAATTGGTATCCTGACCACACCTCACAGCAGCATGCCTGGGATAGTAACAATAGCCGCATGCTGCGTCTTCTGTGCCGTAAAAGGGCCAGGTCAAAACAGGAACCTTCAGCAATAAGCCGACATTGACCAAACTGCCAAAATGTACTGATCAGTTGTGGCCGACCCCTAAAAAGAAGGGGGGTCACAGTTCTAGTAAAGCACAGCGGTGTACGTACTTCATTCTAGGAGCCCTTCATTCTATCAATCAATAGGATTCCCAGTAGTCGGACACCGATGGATTGGTAGTTAGGGCTTCTTCTAGTGATAAGTTGTCACTTACTATAATGGGAAAACTGGAATTCTTCTTATCCCATTGGTTGTCCAGGTTAGACAACCCACTTGCTATTACAGGATGTGAAAAACTGCAGTGGCTTGTTTCTAGGGATTCCCTGCCTGACAACCACAAATTGTCAGACATGACAGCTTTTTTCATGGTACTGTCGGCAGAGGAGAGCCTCGGTATGTGGCTtcttacttgcatattataatatTGCTCCTTCCTCTGCAGGTGCGTCGTCAGCACATGGAGCGATGCACCAGTTTCTTGGTGGACGAGCTCGGAGTCTTGGATCGCACCCAAGCTGGAGATCGTATTTTCTTTGTGTCTGCCAAGGAAGTTCTTAATGCCAGGATACAAAAAGCTCAAGGAATGCCAGAAGGAGGTATTGAAAGTAGtacataattattatttattattaaagcaccattcattccatagcgctgtacgtatgatcaggggtgcacatacataatgcagacaattgcactaatcataaacaagactagttacaaactggtacagaaggagagagggccctgcctgtgagggcttGAAATCTACATGGTATTGGAGAAGGACACAGTtggtgagggtgaagctggtcatggcggtatagaggcagcagggtcactgattgtaggcttgtctgaagaggtgggttttcaggtttcttttgaaggattccactgtaggtgagagtctgatatgttggcgtagcgagttccagagtgtgggggatgcacgggagaaatcttggaggcgattgtgggaagaggtgataagaggagaggagaaaaGGAGgtattgtgaggatcggagattgcgtgtggggacgtatcgggaaagtagctcagagatgtagggaggggacaggttatggacggccttgtatgtatttgttagtatttttaactgggcaatggggagccagtgaagggattggcagaggagtacTAGGGGGGGAAAGGTGCATTAGTCGGTCAGCAGAgttaaggatagattggaggggtgcgaaagtgctagatggaaggccacagaggaggatgttgcagtagtctaggcgggagatgatgagggcgtgtacaagcattttcgcagacttaaagttgaggaaagcgcggatgcgggagatgtttttgagttggaggtggcaggtggtggaaagggcttggatgtgcggtcggaaggcgaGGgcatgtaacgcacctagttgatcagttaggatctcaactgcggaagcaatggacatgcactattatcccactgcccttgttcttggctgtgggattcgcggttactcagtatgtaccccaggcgtctctctcagtcttgggaggagagtttggggtaacaaaatcatttaccgctagttatctatttagtattactgctggagaggaaggtctcccagtattaccagggttagtatatagcatgtcctcagtttagtatattgtatgccataggttcagagcatgtccacagtttagtatatagtatgcagtaggttcagaacatgtccacagtttagtatatagtatgcagtaggttcagaacatgtccacagtttagtatatagtatgcagtaggttcagagttagtatagcatgtccacagtttagtatatagtatgcagtaggttcagaacatgtccacagtttagtatatagtatgcagtaggttcagagcatgtccacagtttagtatatagtatgcagtaggttcagagcatgtccacagtttagtatatagtatgcagtaggttcagagttagtagagcatgtccacagtttagtatatagtatgcagtaggttcagagcatgtccacagtttagtatatagtatgcagtaggttcagagtatgtccacaccagtcaggaaccaccccactcagagttccaggacattaatcagagcaggtaactggaatatacttgcggttagttggtcctggctaggaagccagcagtggggaagctagtggcaagaaggtagacagtccttcacgctgttgttagggatccaggtctggatatgtggacagagtcctcagatgcagtggagctagcagggtgcgcactccattagtggaacaccctgcttagcacctgtcttctatttaagggccggacggtaagtgggcggagtcacaggagggcccagcagccactgcgttccacgctggagcgcaagccagcgtaacaacacaggcggtcgctgcgttccacgctggaacgcaagccagcgtatcatcgcagacggccggtgcgttccacgctggagcgcaagtcagcgtatcgtcacagggagccgctgtgatccaggctgtactgttacagggcagaatccaaggtcactccaaggcagcggacttgattgaccggggagagtgtgcagccattgatcgtgatagataggtctgttggggggtttgagcaagatgggggaaagatgatgaattctgttaaagcgagaggagaaggaggaggatatggaagataggcattgtgggattctggatagtaaggtggtgatgtctggaccaggtagatttgtgtgtcgtcagcataaaagtgatgctgaaagccatgggactctatgagctgtcccaggctgaAAGTGTAGATGGAGAAGAGtaagggtcctaggacagagcctagcGGGACACCAACACAGAGGAAATGAGACTAGGAGGTGGTGTGAGtgtgagacgctaaacgtccggtctgtgaggtatgatgtgatccaggagagggccaggtcagtgatgccaagtgatgagagagtttgtaacagaagggagtggttgacagtgtcaaaggcagaggacaggtcaaggagaaggaggacagagtaatgtttttttgttttggctgttagtaggtcattggtgactttggtgagggcagtatcagttgagtggtggggtcggaagccagattgtagccggtcaaagcGGGAGCAGGAGGATAGATGAGAGGAcatggacatgttgctcaagtagctttgaggcatatggaagtgatatggggcgataattgGACAaaaaagatgggtcaagtgaaggccttttgaggatgggtgtaatggtagcatgtttaaaaccagaggggaagacaccagaggttagtgataggttgaagagatgagttaggactgggataaacactgtggtgaggtcttATCAATGATCCTTGTAGTTATAGTCATATGAAGAAAGGTTTTTCCTGTGAAAAATCAATGCACTCTGTAGTCTAGCTTAGTGGTTTCCAGTCTGCGACTCTCTGGTTGCAGCTGCACGCTGAAggttttacaatagctggagtTGCAGATTGAAGACCATTGATTGACCTGCAGAGAAATGTCTTGCTAattaaaaagaatatatagaGGTGTTCTTTTTAGCATTGTCCTAAGGTTAAAGGACAGTTTAGAAAACCCTTTTTCATATActgtaaagggagtctgtcagcagttttgagatCTCAgaactgatgacagactccctttacagTATACGGCAGTTACGGGGGGAGTTGTGCGGACATACCTAGCGTTATGGCCTTTCTGGATGCATGATTGAAAAGTCTTATTTCATCACCCTGCCACTGCGACCTCAAGTGTAGCCTCCCTTTCATGTTCAGTGCCTTGGGCTGTCTGCACTGAATTCTTCCCGTTCTTCCCCTCTGGTCTGATTGACGGCTGTAGTGTCCATTCAGGAGAGTGCTAGAGCTGACCGTCAGAACAGAGCATTATTATACTTCCATTTCTGCATTGTTCAGAAACACACTGGTATAGAGAGACAAAGTGTCTATCCCTaaaccaaatttatcatccagcctgattcACGTGGATAGATCTGGTGCGGGCTAGAtaacaggggcagactgggaacttaaagaggctctgggaattttttttaataaaagtgacacccatgttgtaggcagatcCATCCAGTGAAGTCTcatctgatgtagacattctctttccttatcttttCCATTCGgaacagaccgccatgacaactcCTTTCAGTCATGTCTGAGTTTGTTGCTTCCTCGTTTTCCATCATCCTGCCCACCCTCtcaacagaaacatcccatagtgGTGCCATAACGATGTCAAACTGATATCACTcctaatactgtgtccactgggcTAACCAATGTCCCCaagtactatactgcagaaaaattGTGCCCCAGTATTGATAATGCCCCCAATGGTACCGCGAGTAATAATAATGCTCTGTAGTgctaataatgtcccctatagtgcctccaccaATAAAAAATCTCCCCATTATGccttcaataataataatgctcccagtattaaaaacgcccctatagtgctcctagtaatgcccctaagggtccatttcacatgtccgcaagtgttttgcggtctgcaaattgcagatccgcaaaacatggacactggctatgcgcattctgcattttgcgggtcTCAAATGCATATTGTTGTCAgtggctgcagacaagaataggacatgctctatcttttttgcggggttaATCatgcctgcctggccctgtccatcaaagtgcagagggtgcagcagttgcagagaaagcagagcctctaggtgtaatggcaacgcccccattgctcctagaggctcatttgcatttatcaaaacaatttttctcagcagtgtgggcacatatgaacatgggaccaacacagatgccttcagctgccaagtgcacatgtaacaggtcagccagtgtcataggtacaaatctgctgacaaatgccctttaatAAAGGCTGTTTTCCTTTGAGTTTGTCAACTAAATTTATCAAAAGTCGCACATTGTTTGATTAACCTAACATTTATGTCAAGAAATGCTGCACCAGTTTTTCTAAACTAGCCCCACTCTTTTTACACtttggaaaaaattatttttttctttctttccatcGCCATATTTTGATGctcataaaaatttttttatttatttttgtatacgGGGCTGtcaggactcattttttgcaggggatCTGTAGATCTgtcttattgataccattttggggtttgtatgatttttatttttatttttttgctcactttttatgtaattttttggcGAGGTGGTGACCAAAAAACTACAAGTCGGCCATGTTAACTTTTTTCCTGTTATGctgttcaccatatgggataaatactttTGTTTTAATACTGATGGCATTTATGGGATGCagtgatagatatatatatatatatatatatatatatatgatattattttttttaataatgggaAAAGGGGTTAATTTAAATGTGTCCGATTACTTCAcctatagactgcaatgatttgcAGGCTATGGAACAATCAGACCATTTCTACAAATATCAAGCCGTGCTACATGCTGGGCTTCATAGGAAGTTCACTACGGCAGGCCTCGGAGCAGTCAGAAGGCGCAAAGCGGCCATAGCAAGCGAATAGGTCCTGCGATCTCGTCAATGGGGAGCCGTTTGGTCAATGGAGCACAGAGCTCCATGTAATTGAGCGCTCGGATGCCTTGATGTCACAATTGactacagcatctgaggggttaaaagtcttTGATCGGGGTTATTGCCAATCGCGGCCCCTGCCACCGAgtttctgctgtgtaaaacagcattCAGTTGGTGGCTATAGACATGTAGAACTGATGCAGAGAGGGATTAAAAAAAGTTCCAGTGATCATTCTGGCACGAAGCTAACATACCTATTGATGCCCGCTTTCTTACCCATTTTGAAAAGTGGCGATCGTggcacaacaacaaaaaaagtcaaaaattttAGCGCAAAATGTAACTTTCCatcaaaatttgtgacttttctccACTAGAGAACTGGTGTAGTAGTTTGATACATTTCTCCCTTAGTGCATTAGATTGTGAGCTTTGTGGTTCAGGGCCCTTTGTGAATGTTTTGCTAGGTGATGTTTTCTTTCTGTTTATATCCTTGATTTTCTTACTGACTGTAGGTGGCGCTTTAGCTGAAGGTTTTCAAGTGAGGATGTTCGAGTTCCAGAACTTTGAGAGAAGATTTGAGGTAAGTCATTAAGGACTCCCTCCCACCACTAAAGAATTGCTTGGCATGGTGGCTCATTACTGGAAATCCACCATTGGTATTGTTTTCTGGCCACATGAGAcaagtgttaaaggggtattccagtttcagCAAATAAAGCAACTTTATTGTATACTAAAACGTTCTGAAAATTCCTACCGTTCATAGCTTTTTTAGATCTCTACTTGCCATCATTGAATGGGAAACTTCTTTGTTCACCTCCAGAGGATAAAACTCTGCTCATTTGCTCTTTACAGCTTTTTAAACAAGGGCACTAGGATGGATTTTCCTCTTCTAGAAATAAATCATAGCGGTTTCTATTCAATGACTGCAAGCAGACGTTGAAAACTGTAGAGAAATTGCATCTTGTAATAAAACATataagctgcttttttttttttttctgtaacaggAATACCTACCTCTTTAACAAGTATGTCAAGGAATGGCTTCTTCACTCTCTGCCATGAAAGTAATACAGAGAGTGGAGGTAGTAGTCTTTGAGGCCTGCACCATATGCCACTGCAGGAACCGACAGGACAAAAAAATTGAACACACTTTTCCTATATTTTTGGCaggaatgcatctctcaatcagcTGTAAAGACCAAATTTGAGCAGCATACAATGAGAGCAAAGCACATAGCAGAGGTTCTGCGTCAGATCATGGAGTCTGTACATGTGGCTGCCCAAGAGCAGAGGTGAGTGTGCGGCTCTTCCCATCAGATTGCATTAAAGGTCGCCTTGATTCACATGTCATGTAATCCCTGTAAACTCTCCGCAGGGTTTACTGCCTTGATAAGCGGGAGGAGTTCAGAGATCGATTGGAATTCATAGAGAAACAACTGGAGCTGCTGACGGAGGATTACAGGATGAAAATCAAGCAGATCACCGATGAGGTGGAACGTCAGGTGAGAGAATTCATGAAAAGGACACTACAAACTATAGTGATATACTATACAAGAGTATTAATGAGGAGAGCAGCCTatataccagtgatggctaacctctgacactccagctgtggtgaaactatgactcccagtatgctccattcatttctatggagttcggaGAACAGCCAAGAAAGGAGGCATCTTgtaagttttaccacagctggagtgccagaggttagccatcaccgcTATATACTTTCAGGAGCATGCACCCTTTGTTCACTAGTGACATCATGGGTGGGGCAGGGACatgtcgtggtgctccttaatttAATATATTTGTTCTTTTAGGTGTCAAACGCCATGGCTGAGGAGATCCGCCGCCTCTCTGTGCTGGTAGACGATTTCCAGATAGATTTTCATCCTTCTTCAGTGGTCCTTAAAGTTTATAAAAACGTGAGGAACTTTCTGATTTTATGAGTTGTTGTCTCAGTGTCTCCTGTCTTGTAATGCTGCTTCACTAAACGCACACAGGAGCTCCATCGTCACATAGAGGAGGGATTGGGCAGGAACCTGTCTGAACGCTGCTCCAACACCATTTCTGTGTCCCTGCAGGCCACACAGCAGGAGATGATCGGTAAGGTGGACGGCTGTTGGTTTTTATGTGTGCAGCTCCTATGCAAACTCTTGTGTCTTCAAATCCTGGGATCCTGCAGTCATGTGTTATTCCACCTGCTCCATTTGTAACCTGCAAACAATGAAATAGGAGGCAGATGAAGCTGAGAAAAACCTGACTGCTAGATCAGACTGCACAACATCTGTTTTTCATCTGTAAACGTGGAGACACATAGTTTTGCCTAGGGGCTGTGTGCACAAAACTGTTGGATACTCTTCTGTAATGTTATAGTGTGTAGTAGAACTCACGGCTTCCTCCTCTCCTTGTAGAGGGGCTCTTGCCTCTTCTACCGTCATCCACCCGCTCCCAGATCGACTTGTTGGTTCCCCGGCAGAGCTTCAGCTTGAGCTATGACCTGAGCTGTGACAAGCTGTGCGCTGACTTCCAAGAAGACATTCAGTTTCACTTTTCTCTTGGGTGGACGATGCTCGTGAACAGGTTTCTAGGACCCAAGAACGGTCGGAGAACTTTGATGGCCTATAATGACCAGGTGGGTGAAAGCGAagtgatagatatatatatatttttttttagcatagtTATGAATTGTTAAGTAGCTTGTATATGTATCATATTTAAATCTTAATTATGTATAACTGCACTTTAGATACCACGTGCAATGACTCCAGTGAATCCCAGCATGCCGCCAATACAGCAGGGGGCTATGACCCAGGAAGAACTCATGGTGTCCATGGTGACTGGATTGGCTTCATTGACGTCCCGAACGTCCATGGGTATTTTGGTGGTGGGAGGAGTGGTAAGTGCAactctgatcagtggtggtcataaTAACAAGCTATCCCTTGAATATGTGATGGCTGGGGGTTCTGTAAAGATGGGAGAGCTTGGCTGCATGTGTACTACTCTCTCCAGCTGTCAGCACTTCTCTGCTAGTAAAGGGGAGGGGGTCGAGGGGCCACCATGTTTACTGATAGGAGTAATGGTTATTATACATTTCTCGCTTATataattgggggacacagaccatgggtatagctgcttgttgccactaggaggcgacactaggctgaaaactgttagctACTCCCCcgccagctataccccctccggcCAGGAGAGGGCCTTCAGTTTCCCCGCTTATTTCACCGCTCTGCCCCCCACAAGAATACAAAGCGGATCAGGAGGGCTTGACCTTCCTGCTCCCCCAGCCGTGGGACCACCTATTTTCGCCCTCCAACCCAGTCCCTGTCACTTGTGCTTGATACATTCCGGCCGGGACCCCTTCCCCTCCTGGATCCCGccggtggcggggggggggggctggcgaaCTATTCTTCCGCCGGGCGGCTGGAGGGGGGCGCAGCATAATTTTCCCGCCGCGGTTCCCCTCCTGCCTGCTCCAGCCGGATATACATCGTTCGTGTGCACGTTTTCATCCTGAGAGGAACGTCGCTCGCTGCAGACTGCCACTCCTGTCTCCTGGGGACACATTCCAGCAAGGGTATTGCTCCACGCTGGTAGGACCAGCGCTGctaccctcctctgtaccctatcTGGCCCCTGGCTCAGGTCATGTCGGACCCAGCGGATCCCGCGCTCCAAGTCCTTGGCAGGGCTACCCATTATGCCTGCACCTCATGCAACGTGAAGTTTCCTAGGGGCCAGGCGAACCCCCTCTGTGCCTCATGCCAGGCCACCCAGAGCGTGCTGCCTCAGTCGCAGTCCACTGACGTGCACCCTTCTGCTGCAAGTATGGAACCGGAATGGGCCAAATCGCGGTGACTGACCTATCTAAGATCTCCCAATCCACCCTTTCCTTAATGGGTCGCTTGGTGGAGACGTCTTCACCTGCGCTACCTGCTATCTCCCAGGGCGCATCATCCAGGAGCAGACACCCCAGCAAGCGTCCCAGGCAGGAACTTCCTCGGATGcatcgcctcctcctcctccccccggtTCGCTGTCCAGGGCGTCCTCGTTGGTTGGGGACCCTTCGTCCGGAGGAGAACTCGCAGAGTCGGACACGGATCTGGATCCGGACCGCTCgtcccaggtggccgccttagtcTGGTCTCGGCAATCCGGGACACTTCTCAACTTCAAGAGGAGGGCCCCTCTTCCTGTCACCAGGGAGTTTCTTTCCTGCGTAACAAGCAGGCTCCCAAGTCGTTCCCGGTACATGACGACTTTTCCGTTCTCACCGCTAAAGCGTGGGAACAGCCAGGTTCACGTTTCCTGATCCCCAAGCGGCTGGATCTTCTTTATCCGTTCCCCCGGGATTGGGTGGGGAAGTGGTCTTCCCCTCCAAAGGTGGACCCGCCGGTGGCTCGCCTGGCTAAAAATACCGCTATTCCGGTCACGGAcggctcctctctgcaggacCCGGTGGACTGTCGGGTCGAATCGCTGGCGGTCGGTTTTTTCTGCCACCGGTTCGGCACTCCGTCCCATTTTCGCTT is a genomic window of Bufo bufo chromosome 1, aBufBuf1.1, whole genome shotgun sequence containing:
- the MFN2 gene encoding mitofusin-2; translated protein: MSLLFARPTSRNSTKKDKRFMADVNASPLKHFVTAKKKINGIFDQLGAYIQESYNFLEETYQNAELDPVASEEQVLEVKAYLTNVKGISEVLARRHMKVAFFGRTSNGKSTVINAMLWDKVLPSGIGHTTNCFLRVEGTDGNEAYLLTDGSEEKKSVKTVMQLAHALHQDELLDSGSLVSVMWPNSKCPLLKDDLVLMDSPGIDVTTELDSWIDKFCLDADVFVLVANSESTLMQTEKQFFHKVNERLSRPNIFILNNRWDASASEPEYMDEVRRQHMERCTSFLVDELGVLDRTQAGDRIFFVSAKEVLNARIQKAQGMPEGGGALAEGFQVRMFEFQNFERRFEECISQSAVKTKFEQHTMRAKHIAEVLRQIMESVHVAAQEQRVYCLDKREEFRDRLEFIEKQLELLTEDYRMKIKQITDEVERQVSNAMAEEIRRLSVLVDDFQIDFHPSSVVLKVYKNELHRHIEEGLGRNLSERCSNTISVSLQATQQEMIEGLLPLLPSSTRSQIDLLVPRQSFSLSYDLSCDKLCADFQEDIQFHFSLGWTMLVNRFLGPKNGRRTLMAYNDQIPRAMTPVNPSMPPIQQGAMTQEELMVSMVTGLASLTSRTSMGILVVGGVVWKAVGWRLIALSFGLYGLLYVYERLTWTTKAKERTFKRQFVDYAAEKLQLIVSYTGSNCSHQVQQELSGTFSHLCQQVDVTRENLEQSIAALNKKIEILDSLQSKAKLLRNKAGWLDSELNMFTHQYLGQS